A stretch of the Phyllopteryx taeniolatus isolate TA_2022b chromosome 5, UOR_Ptae_1.2, whole genome shotgun sequence genome encodes the following:
- the LOC133477821 gene encoding kelch-like protein 42 isoform X5 produces the protein MNFIRNCFGKLLEWVSVWMKYGLGRLCRIFPRAGAWTTGVTHRHHHHHHGASRQGNSDEWESNKALRTYDLGGQGRNMVTVQTRTHTFRADLGRLSECSEYFRALSQSGMREATENLVHLDHVSSSVFHHLLEFYFHDTFEAPQEEELGPHIQVSSYLLAEAFLSQCLSMLQQELRPERCLSYLSLAREICCVELRSTVFTYLSRNLLELPHVVRCLSDEEKEELIQLRTREKPRLCGLRKENLTSWKDPATEHARHVFTEQIGAWLPIAEFPFRADKWCFTAVVLYNYLYIIGGYRTLVRSRWDFKIATFRYNPLTREWTAVAPLIKHRRHFSAVACQGRIYAVGGWYLDSLVTPDSSTALYTAVECYDPWEDTWRFVSPLPLTDFQFTVSLSHDVPLATSLGHCLYVLGSIQRTGEKLLLQYDTREDLWQELLPTLTRADADLPALYFLGASDDLLVIGGNNSHNVVTSFCIRSQKWGKCFPAKSHTSKE, from the exons ATGAACTTTATAAGGAACTGTTTTGGAAAGCTGTTAGAGTGGGTAAGCGTGTGGATGAAATATGGTCTGGGTAGGCTTTGCAGAATTTTTCCCAGAGCTGGTGCATGGACAACAGGTGTCAcccaccgccaccaccaccaccaccatggtGCGTCACGGCAAGGAAACTCAGACGAGTGGGAAAGCAACAAGGCACTTCGCACATATGACCTGGGAGGCCAAGGCAGAAATATGGTTACAGTCCAAACCAGGACACACACATTCCGT GCAGACCTGGGAAGGCTTTCTGAGTGTAGCGAGTACTTCAGAGCTTTGTCCCAGTCTGGGATGAGGGAGGCCACAGAGAACCTGGTCCACCTGGACCACGTTTCCTCATCTGTCTTTCACCACCTGCTGGAGTTTTACTTCCACGATACGTTTGAAGCCCCGCAGGAGGAGGAATTAGGCCCACATATACAG GTCAGCAGCTACCTCCTAGCTGAGGCCTTCCTTTCGCAGTGTCTGTCCATGCTGCAACAGGAGCTAAGGCCAGAGAGGTGTCTGTCGTACCTGAGTCTGGCTCGGGAGATTTGCTGTGTGGAGCTGAGGAGCACCGTGTTCACCTACCTGAGCAGGAACCTGCTGGAGCTGCCTCACGTCGTCAG GTGTCTGAGCGACGAGGAGAAAGAGGAGCTCATCCAGCTCAGGACGCGAGAGAAGCCTCGTCTCTGCGGCCTTCGCAAGGAGAACCTGACGTCCTGGAAGGACCCGGCGACGGAGCACGCCCGGCACGTGTTCACCGAGCAAATCGGAGCGTGGCTTCCCATTGCGGAGTTCCCTTTCAGGGCCGACAAGTGGTGCTTCACGGCCGTGGTGTTGTATAACTACTTGTACATCATAGGAGGCTACAGGACTCTGGTGAGAAGCAGGTGGGACTTCAAAATAGCAACGTTTAGGTATAATCCTTTGACTCGGGAGTGGACTGCCGTCGCGCCGCTTATTAAG CACAGAAGGCACTTCAGCGCAGTGGCCTGCCAGGGCCGTATCTATGCAGTGGGCGGCTGGTATTTGGACTCTCTGGTCACCCCAGACTCCAGCACGGCCCTGTACACGGCCGTGGAGTGCTACGATCCATGGGAGGACACGTGGAG GTTTGTCTCGCCGCTCCCCCTCACCGACTTCCAGTTCACCGTGTCCCTATCCCACGACGTGCCCCTGGCGACAAGTCTGGGACACTGTCTCTACGTCCTGGGCAGCATCCAGAGGACTGGAGAGAAACTGCTGCTCCAGTATGACACCAGGGAAG ACTTGTGGCAGGAGCTGCTTCCCACGCTCACCCGAGCAGACGCAGACCTCCCAGCTCTCTACTTCCTGGGCGCCTCCGACGACTTGCTGGTGATTGGAGGAAACAACTCACACAACGTGGTCACGTCGTTTTGCATTCGCTCGCAGAAATGGGGAAAG TGCTTCCCTGCCAAGTCACACACAAGCAAAGAGTGA
- the LOC133477821 gene encoding kelch-like protein 42 isoform X3 produces MNFIRNCFGKLLEWVSVWMKYGLGRLCRIFPRAGAWTTGVTHRHHHHHHGASRQGNSDEWESNKALRTYDLGGQGRNMVTVQTRTHTFRADLGRLSECSEYFRALSQSGMREATENLVHLDHVSSSVFHHLLEFYFHDTFEAPQEEELGPHIQVSSYLLAEAFLSQCLSMLQQELRPERCLSYLSLAREICCVELRSTVFTYLSRNLLELPHVVRCLSDEEKEELIQLRTREKPRLCGLRKENLTSWKDPATEHARHVFTEQIGAWLPIAEFPFRADKWCFTAVVLYNYLYIIGGYRTLVRSRWDFKIATFRYNPLTREWTAVAPLIKHRRHFSAVACQGRIYAVGGWYLDSLVTPDSSTALYTAVECYDPWEDTWRFVSPLPLTDFQFTVSLSHDVPLATSLGHCLYVLGSIQRTGEKLLLQYDTREDLWQELLPTLTRADADLPALYFLGASDDLLVIGGNNSHNVVTSFCIRSQKWGKIDSYCKELSVPPTRTASALLPLRRCTVCRKRLSRDRGRCWASRW; encoded by the exons ATGAACTTTATAAGGAACTGTTTTGGAAAGCTGTTAGAGTGGGTAAGCGTGTGGATGAAATATGGTCTGGGTAGGCTTTGCAGAATTTTTCCCAGAGCTGGTGCATGGACAACAGGTGTCAcccaccgccaccaccaccaccaccatggtGCGTCACGGCAAGGAAACTCAGACGAGTGGGAAAGCAACAAGGCACTTCGCACATATGACCTGGGAGGCCAAGGCAGAAATATGGTTACAGTCCAAACCAGGACACACACATTCCGT GCAGACCTGGGAAGGCTTTCTGAGTGTAGCGAGTACTTCAGAGCTTTGTCCCAGTCTGGGATGAGGGAGGCCACAGAGAACCTGGTCCACCTGGACCACGTTTCCTCATCTGTCTTTCACCACCTGCTGGAGTTTTACTTCCACGATACGTTTGAAGCCCCGCAGGAGGAGGAATTAGGCCCACATATACAG GTCAGCAGCTACCTCCTAGCTGAGGCCTTCCTTTCGCAGTGTCTGTCCATGCTGCAACAGGAGCTAAGGCCAGAGAGGTGTCTGTCGTACCTGAGTCTGGCTCGGGAGATTTGCTGTGTGGAGCTGAGGAGCACCGTGTTCACCTACCTGAGCAGGAACCTGCTGGAGCTGCCTCACGTCGTCAG GTGTCTGAGCGACGAGGAGAAAGAGGAGCTCATCCAGCTCAGGACGCGAGAGAAGCCTCGTCTCTGCGGCCTTCGCAAGGAGAACCTGACGTCCTGGAAGGACCCGGCGACGGAGCACGCCCGGCACGTGTTCACCGAGCAAATCGGAGCGTGGCTTCCCATTGCGGAGTTCCCTTTCAGGGCCGACAAGTGGTGCTTCACGGCCGTGGTGTTGTATAACTACTTGTACATCATAGGAGGCTACAGGACTCTGGTGAGAAGCAGGTGGGACTTCAAAATAGCAACGTTTAGGTATAATCCTTTGACTCGGGAGTGGACTGCCGTCGCGCCGCTTATTAAG CACAGAAGGCACTTCAGCGCAGTGGCCTGCCAGGGCCGTATCTATGCAGTGGGCGGCTGGTATTTGGACTCTCTGGTCACCCCAGACTCCAGCACGGCCCTGTACACGGCCGTGGAGTGCTACGATCCATGGGAGGACACGTGGAG GTTTGTCTCGCCGCTCCCCCTCACCGACTTCCAGTTCACCGTGTCCCTATCCCACGACGTGCCCCTGGCGACAAGTCTGGGACACTGTCTCTACGTCCTGGGCAGCATCCAGAGGACTGGAGAGAAACTGCTGCTCCAGTATGACACCAGGGAAG ACTTGTGGCAGGAGCTGCTTCCCACGCTCACCCGAGCAGACGCAGACCTCCCAGCTCTCTACTTCCTGGGCGCCTCCGACGACTTGCTGGTGATTGGAGGAAACAACTCACACAACGTGGTCACGTCGTTTTGCATTCGCTCGCAGAAATGGGGAAAG ATTGATAGTTATTGTAAGGAACTATCAGTGCCTCCAACAAGGACCGCAAGTGCTTTGCTTCCTTTGCGCAGGTGCACAGTGTGCAGAAAGCGGCTTTCGCGGGACAGGGGGCGCTGTTGGGCGAGCAGGTGGTGA
- the LOC133477821 gene encoding kelch-like protein 12 isoform X4, translating to MVRHGKETQTSGKATRHFAHMTWEAKAEIWLQSKPGHTHSVISPSKQADLGRLSECSEYFRALSQSGMREATENLVHLDHVSSSVFHHLLEFYFHDTFEAPQEEELGPHIQVSSYLLAEAFLSQCLSMLQQELRPERCLSYLSLAREICCVELRSTVFTYLSRNLLELPHVVRCLSDEEKEELIQLRTREKPRLCGLRKENLTSWKDPATEHARHVFTEQIGAWLPIAEFPFRADKWCFTAVVLYNYLYIIGGYRTLVRSRWDFKIATFRYNPLTREWTAVAPLIKHRRHFSAVACQGRIYAVGGWYLDSLVTPDSSTALYTAVECYDPWEDTWRFVSPLPLTDFQFTVSLSHDVPLATSLGHCLYVLGSIQRTGEKLLLQYDTREDLWQELLPTLTRADADLPALYFLGASDDLLVIGGNNSHNVVTSFCIRSQKWGKVHSVQKAAFAGQGALLGEQVVMPSAEHNSVVMMDVQTLSLKVLTPLPISICYDAIFYLHF from the exons atggtGCGTCACGGCAAGGAAACTCAGACGAGTGGGAAAGCAACAAGGCACTTCGCACATATGACCTGGGAGGCCAAGGCAGAAATATGGTTACAGTCCAAACCAGGACACACACATTCCGT cATTTCACCATCCAAGCAGGCAGACCTGGGAAGGCTTTCTGAGTGTAGCGAGTACTTCAGAGCTTTGTCCCAGTCTGGGATGAGGGAGGCCACAGAGAACCTGGTCCACCTGGACCACGTTTCCTCATCTGTCTTTCACCACCTGCTGGAGTTTTACTTCCACGATACGTTTGAAGCCCCGCAGGAGGAGGAATTAGGCCCACATATACAG GTCAGCAGCTACCTCCTAGCTGAGGCCTTCCTTTCGCAGTGTCTGTCCATGCTGCAACAGGAGCTAAGGCCAGAGAGGTGTCTGTCGTACCTGAGTCTGGCTCGGGAGATTTGCTGTGTGGAGCTGAGGAGCACCGTGTTCACCTACCTGAGCAGGAACCTGCTGGAGCTGCCTCACGTCGTCAG GTGTCTGAGCGACGAGGAGAAAGAGGAGCTCATCCAGCTCAGGACGCGAGAGAAGCCTCGTCTCTGCGGCCTTCGCAAGGAGAACCTGACGTCCTGGAAGGACCCGGCGACGGAGCACGCCCGGCACGTGTTCACCGAGCAAATCGGAGCGTGGCTTCCCATTGCGGAGTTCCCTTTCAGGGCCGACAAGTGGTGCTTCACGGCCGTGGTGTTGTATAACTACTTGTACATCATAGGAGGCTACAGGACTCTGGTGAGAAGCAGGTGGGACTTCAAAATAGCAACGTTTAGGTATAATCCTTTGACTCGGGAGTGGACTGCCGTCGCGCCGCTTATTAAG CACAGAAGGCACTTCAGCGCAGTGGCCTGCCAGGGCCGTATCTATGCAGTGGGCGGCTGGTATTTGGACTCTCTGGTCACCCCAGACTCCAGCACGGCCCTGTACACGGCCGTGGAGTGCTACGATCCATGGGAGGACACGTGGAG GTTTGTCTCGCCGCTCCCCCTCACCGACTTCCAGTTCACCGTGTCCCTATCCCACGACGTGCCCCTGGCGACAAGTCTGGGACACTGTCTCTACGTCCTGGGCAGCATCCAGAGGACTGGAGAGAAACTGCTGCTCCAGTATGACACCAGGGAAG ACTTGTGGCAGGAGCTGCTTCCCACGCTCACCCGAGCAGACGCAGACCTCCCAGCTCTCTACTTCCTGGGCGCCTCCGACGACTTGCTGGTGATTGGAGGAAACAACTCACACAACGTGGTCACGTCGTTTTGCATTCGCTCGCAGAAATGGGGAAAG GTGCACAGTGTGCAGAAAGCGGCTTTCGCGGGACAGGGGGCGCTGTTGGGCGAGCAGGTGGTGATGCCCAGTGCGGAGCACAACAGTGTCGTGATGATGGATGTGCAAACTCTCTCGCTGAAGGTTCTGACTCCTTTGCCCATCTCCATCTGCTATGATGCCATCTTTTACCTGCACTTTTGA
- the LOC133477821 gene encoding kelch-like protein 12 isoform X1 yields MNFIRNCFGKLLEWVSVWMKYGLGRLCRIFPRAGAWTTGVTHRHHHHHHGASRQGNSDEWESNKALRTYDLGGQGRNMVTVQTRTHTFRADLGRLSECSEYFRALSQSGMREATENLVHLDHVSSSVFHHLLEFYFHDTFEAPQEEELGPHIQVSSYLLAEAFLSQCLSMLQQELRPERCLSYLSLAREICCVELRSTVFTYLSRNLLELPHVVRCLSDEEKEELIQLRTREKPRLCGLRKENLTSWKDPATEHARHVFTEQIGAWLPIAEFPFRADKWCFTAVVLYNYLYIIGGYRTLVRSRWDFKIATFRYNPLTREWTAVAPLIKHRRHFSAVACQGRIYAVGGWYLDSLVTPDSSTALYTAVECYDPWEDTWRFVSPLPLTDFQFTVSLSHDVPLATSLGHCLYVLGSIQRTGEKLLLQYDTREDLWQELLPTLTRADADLPALYFLGASDDLLVIGGNNSHNVVTSFCIRSQKWGKVHSVQKAAFAGQGALLGEQVVMPSAEHNSVVMMDVQTLSLKVLTPLPISICYDAIFYLHF; encoded by the exons ATGAACTTTATAAGGAACTGTTTTGGAAAGCTGTTAGAGTGGGTAAGCGTGTGGATGAAATATGGTCTGGGTAGGCTTTGCAGAATTTTTCCCAGAGCTGGTGCATGGACAACAGGTGTCAcccaccgccaccaccaccaccaccatggtGCGTCACGGCAAGGAAACTCAGACGAGTGGGAAAGCAACAAGGCACTTCGCACATATGACCTGGGAGGCCAAGGCAGAAATATGGTTACAGTCCAAACCAGGACACACACATTCCGT GCAGACCTGGGAAGGCTTTCTGAGTGTAGCGAGTACTTCAGAGCTTTGTCCCAGTCTGGGATGAGGGAGGCCACAGAGAACCTGGTCCACCTGGACCACGTTTCCTCATCTGTCTTTCACCACCTGCTGGAGTTTTACTTCCACGATACGTTTGAAGCCCCGCAGGAGGAGGAATTAGGCCCACATATACAG GTCAGCAGCTACCTCCTAGCTGAGGCCTTCCTTTCGCAGTGTCTGTCCATGCTGCAACAGGAGCTAAGGCCAGAGAGGTGTCTGTCGTACCTGAGTCTGGCTCGGGAGATTTGCTGTGTGGAGCTGAGGAGCACCGTGTTCACCTACCTGAGCAGGAACCTGCTGGAGCTGCCTCACGTCGTCAG GTGTCTGAGCGACGAGGAGAAAGAGGAGCTCATCCAGCTCAGGACGCGAGAGAAGCCTCGTCTCTGCGGCCTTCGCAAGGAGAACCTGACGTCCTGGAAGGACCCGGCGACGGAGCACGCCCGGCACGTGTTCACCGAGCAAATCGGAGCGTGGCTTCCCATTGCGGAGTTCCCTTTCAGGGCCGACAAGTGGTGCTTCACGGCCGTGGTGTTGTATAACTACTTGTACATCATAGGAGGCTACAGGACTCTGGTGAGAAGCAGGTGGGACTTCAAAATAGCAACGTTTAGGTATAATCCTTTGACTCGGGAGTGGACTGCCGTCGCGCCGCTTATTAAG CACAGAAGGCACTTCAGCGCAGTGGCCTGCCAGGGCCGTATCTATGCAGTGGGCGGCTGGTATTTGGACTCTCTGGTCACCCCAGACTCCAGCACGGCCCTGTACACGGCCGTGGAGTGCTACGATCCATGGGAGGACACGTGGAG GTTTGTCTCGCCGCTCCCCCTCACCGACTTCCAGTTCACCGTGTCCCTATCCCACGACGTGCCCCTGGCGACAAGTCTGGGACACTGTCTCTACGTCCTGGGCAGCATCCAGAGGACTGGAGAGAAACTGCTGCTCCAGTATGACACCAGGGAAG ACTTGTGGCAGGAGCTGCTTCCCACGCTCACCCGAGCAGACGCAGACCTCCCAGCTCTCTACTTCCTGGGCGCCTCCGACGACTTGCTGGTGATTGGAGGAAACAACTCACACAACGTGGTCACGTCGTTTTGCATTCGCTCGCAGAAATGGGGAAAG GTGCACAGTGTGCAGAAAGCGGCTTTCGCGGGACAGGGGGCGCTGTTGGGCGAGCAGGTGGTGATGCCCAGTGCGGAGCACAACAGTGTCGTGATGATGGATGTGCAAACTCTCTCGCTGAAGGTTCTGACTCCTTTGCCCATCTCCATCTGCTATGATGCCATCTTTTACCTGCACTTTTGA
- the LOC133477821 gene encoding kelch-like protein 12 isoform X2: MVWVGFAEFFPELVHGQQVSPTATTTTTMVRHGKETQTSGKATRHFAHMTWEAKAEIWLQSKPGHTHSVISPSKQADLGRLSECSEYFRALSQSGMREATENLVHLDHVSSSVFHHLLEFYFHDTFEAPQEEELGPHIQVSSYLLAEAFLSQCLSMLQQELRPERCLSYLSLAREICCVELRSTVFTYLSRNLLELPHVVRCLSDEEKEELIQLRTREKPRLCGLRKENLTSWKDPATEHARHVFTEQIGAWLPIAEFPFRADKWCFTAVVLYNYLYIIGGYRTLVRSRWDFKIATFRYNPLTREWTAVAPLIKHRRHFSAVACQGRIYAVGGWYLDSLVTPDSSTALYTAVECYDPWEDTWRFVSPLPLTDFQFTVSLSHDVPLATSLGHCLYVLGSIQRTGEKLLLQYDTREDLWQELLPTLTRADADLPALYFLGASDDLLVIGGNNSHNVVTSFCIRSQKWGKVHSVQKAAFAGQGALLGEQVVMPSAEHNSVVMMDVQTLSLKVLTPLPISICYDAIFYLHF; encoded by the exons ATGGTCTGGGTAGGCTTTGCAGAATTTTTCCCAGAGCTGGTGCATGGACAACAGGTGTCAcccaccgccaccaccaccaccaccatggtGCGTCACGGCAAGGAAACTCAGACGAGTGGGAAAGCAACAAGGCACTTCGCACATATGACCTGGGAGGCCAAGGCAGAAATATGGTTACAGTCCAAACCAGGACACACACATTCCGT cATTTCACCATCCAAGCAGGCAGACCTGGGAAGGCTTTCTGAGTGTAGCGAGTACTTCAGAGCTTTGTCCCAGTCTGGGATGAGGGAGGCCACAGAGAACCTGGTCCACCTGGACCACGTTTCCTCATCTGTCTTTCACCACCTGCTGGAGTTTTACTTCCACGATACGTTTGAAGCCCCGCAGGAGGAGGAATTAGGCCCACATATACAG GTCAGCAGCTACCTCCTAGCTGAGGCCTTCCTTTCGCAGTGTCTGTCCATGCTGCAACAGGAGCTAAGGCCAGAGAGGTGTCTGTCGTACCTGAGTCTGGCTCGGGAGATTTGCTGTGTGGAGCTGAGGAGCACCGTGTTCACCTACCTGAGCAGGAACCTGCTGGAGCTGCCTCACGTCGTCAG GTGTCTGAGCGACGAGGAGAAAGAGGAGCTCATCCAGCTCAGGACGCGAGAGAAGCCTCGTCTCTGCGGCCTTCGCAAGGAGAACCTGACGTCCTGGAAGGACCCGGCGACGGAGCACGCCCGGCACGTGTTCACCGAGCAAATCGGAGCGTGGCTTCCCATTGCGGAGTTCCCTTTCAGGGCCGACAAGTGGTGCTTCACGGCCGTGGTGTTGTATAACTACTTGTACATCATAGGAGGCTACAGGACTCTGGTGAGAAGCAGGTGGGACTTCAAAATAGCAACGTTTAGGTATAATCCTTTGACTCGGGAGTGGACTGCCGTCGCGCCGCTTATTAAG CACAGAAGGCACTTCAGCGCAGTGGCCTGCCAGGGCCGTATCTATGCAGTGGGCGGCTGGTATTTGGACTCTCTGGTCACCCCAGACTCCAGCACGGCCCTGTACACGGCCGTGGAGTGCTACGATCCATGGGAGGACACGTGGAG GTTTGTCTCGCCGCTCCCCCTCACCGACTTCCAGTTCACCGTGTCCCTATCCCACGACGTGCCCCTGGCGACAAGTCTGGGACACTGTCTCTACGTCCTGGGCAGCATCCAGAGGACTGGAGAGAAACTGCTGCTCCAGTATGACACCAGGGAAG ACTTGTGGCAGGAGCTGCTTCCCACGCTCACCCGAGCAGACGCAGACCTCCCAGCTCTCTACTTCCTGGGCGCCTCCGACGACTTGCTGGTGATTGGAGGAAACAACTCACACAACGTGGTCACGTCGTTTTGCATTCGCTCGCAGAAATGGGGAAAG GTGCACAGTGTGCAGAAAGCGGCTTTCGCGGGACAGGGGGCGCTGTTGGGCGAGCAGGTGGTGATGCCCAGTGCGGAGCACAACAGTGTCGTGATGATGGATGTGCAAACTCTCTCGCTGAAGGTTCTGACTCCTTTGCCCATCTCCATCTGCTATGATGCCATCTTTTACCTGCACTTTTGA